The following proteins are encoded in a genomic region of Nicotiana sylvestris chromosome 4, ASM39365v2, whole genome shotgun sequence:
- the LOC138889444 gene encoding uncharacterized protein encodes MAYFIQSLSGAALEWYTRQDASRWYTWDDMDQAFAHHFQYNIDIVPDRLYLTKVEKKPSESFREYGFRWREQAARVNPPMEEDEMVKYFHQALEPTYYGHLILAIGKSFNDVVKMGEIVEEWLKSSKIMSYSAIKATTQAIQSGTGSLLGKKKKEDVAVELVDTKQIVIQSPDAPNINQNPLPAHEETHMIEIVHKDGEPKKSSKSVMMIRASESNLVKAQDSTKATPLTVEGVTEKPSSLNSNPTVLVVKGMSKDIGASPESSKVVVPGIPREEIEEEVNEARGLTRSGRCFTPEELRKAKPFKDSQMPVKKSVTEEEDEELLKKMKVQDYSIVEQVLMKILNEEHVPDTITVNHLEKIAGKIFEENRITFSNDELPMEGTEHNRALYLTVKCEDSVVSRVLVDNGSSANICPLSTLQKLKIGTKRIHLNSMCVRGFDGGGKDSVGDIMLELSIGLVEFTMELQVLDVAVSYNLLLGRPWIHATKVSRLLSTKCVVEKINEGECIPGPKLSSASVMVANEMLKNGFVPGKGLGSSLQGIVHPVRPSGNLGAEKPPTSLIPKPVVDVDEELIKRFQRLFDEVNMVEVGEGSSKADVQLVGPNVKLSNWEATPLPTKKEFCSFNAGCSDMTCMKNFQLSLKSQSNSEITIQEDNVRVTKISVHLEPQVKEEIIKTLFEYKDVFAWSYDDMPGLNTDLVVHKFPTDPAFPPIKQTLRKFKTDMSVKIKEEITKQLTAKVIRVTRYPT; translated from the exons ATGGCATACTTCATCCAAAGTCTGAGTGGGGCTgctttagaatggtacacccgccaggacgccagtaggtggtacacctgggacgatatgGATCAGGCCTTTGCCCatcactttcagtacaatatagacattgttccAGACCGCCTATATCTGACCaaggtggaaaagaaacccagtgaaagctttagagaatatgggttccgatggagggagcaagctgcacgagtcaatcctccgatggaagaaGACGAGATGGTTAAATACTTTCATCAAGCCCTGGAGCCCACTTACTATGGCCACTTGATCTTAGCCattggtaagtctttcaatgatgtAGTAAAGATGGGAGAAATTGTGGAAGAGTGGCTCAAGTCGagtaagatcatgagctattctgctataaaagcaaccacccaggcaatccagagtggtaccggaagtttgctaggcaagaagaagaaggaagatgtcGCTGTG GAGCTCGTTGATACAAAACAAATTGTAATCCAAAGCCCAGACGCgccaaacatcaaccaaaaccctttgcCAGCCCATGAAGAGAcacatatgattgaaatagttcacaaggatggggagcccaagaagtcttctaagtccgtcatgatgattcgggccagtGAAAGCAATTTGGTTAAAGCTCAAGACTCTACCAAAGCAACACCCTTGACAGTTGAAGGGGTGACAGAAAAGCCGAGCTCACTCAATTCGAATCCAACAGTGCTGGTCGTGAAAGGGATGTCGAAAGATATTGGGGCAAGTCCGGAAAGTTcaaaagtggtagtaccagggatTCCAA GAGAAGAAATAGAGGAAGAAGTTAATGAAGCAAGAGGATTGACTCGTTCTGGGAGATGTTTCACCCCAGAAGAATTAAGGAAAGCCAAGCCATTCAAGGATAGCCAAATGCCAGTAAAGAAATCGGTCACcgaagaagaggatgaggagctcctgaaaaagatgaaagtgcaggattattccattgtagagca ggtcttgatgaagattttgaatgaggaACATGTTCCTGATACGATCACagtgaaccacttggaaaagatagctggcAAGATCTTCGAAGAAAATAGGATCACTTTCTCAAACGATGAACTTCctatggagggtacagaacacaaccgaGCTCTTTATCTCACGGTGAAGTGCGAAGATTCTGTTGTCTCAAGGGTTTTGGTTGACAATGGCTCTAGTGCAAATATCTGCCCCCTGTCTACTCTGCAAAAATTGAAGATTGGCACCAAAAGAATCCACTTGAACAGTATGTGTGTTCGAGGCTTTGATGGGGGAGGTAAAGATTCTGTCGGAGATATAATGCTCGAATTGTCGATAGGGCTAGTTGAATTCACCATGGAACTCCAAGTATTAGATGTGGCTGTCTCCTACAATTTACTGTTgggcaggccttggatacatgctaCTAAGGTGTCCCGTCTtctctccaccaaatg TGTCGTTGAGAAGATCAATGAAGGAGAATGCATTCCAGGCCCTAAGCTATCCTCCGCGTCTGTCATGGTTgcgaatgaaatgttgaagaatggttttgtgccAGGCaagggtctgggctcatctttgcaggGTATTGTGCATCCAGTGCGCCCCAGTGGGAATCttg GGGCTGAAAAACCTCCAACCTCCTTAATCCCAAAACCTGTGGTCGATGTTGATGAAGAGCTGATCAAGAGGTTTCAAAGACTGTTCGATgaggtcaatatggtagaagttggtgaaGGTTCTAGTAAAGCAGATGTGCAGCTTGTTGGCCCAAACGTGAAgcttagcaattgggaagctactcctctccccaccaagaaggagttttg TTCTTTTAATGCTGGTtgtagtgacatgacatgcatgaagaaTTTTCAGCtgagtcttaaaagccaatctaattctgaaataacaatccaagaa GATAATGTTAGGGTaaccaagataagtgtgcatTTAGAGCCACAAGTTAAGGAGGAAATAATCAAgacattgtttgagtacaaagatgtctttgcatggtcatatgatgatatgccgggccTGAACACTGATCTGGTAGTTCATAAATTTccaactgatccagcattccctcctatCAAGCAAACGTTgcgaaagttcaagactgatatgagtgtgaagattaaagaagaaatcacaaagcagcttactgcaaaggtcattcgggtcactcgatatcccacttgA